One window of the Salvia splendens isolate huo1 chromosome 1, SspV2, whole genome shotgun sequence genome contains the following:
- the LOC121760232 gene encoding uncharacterized protein LOC121760232: protein MEINTPPRRRRGPRVENNVGEQTEGSVGNPPPPPPPPLPQPNEREYIKAFRKENPPKFDGLGEPPKAEAWVRDIERIFEFMGCTDRERLACVTYQLTGPADFWWETKKRTMDPARREALTWEDFKEEVYNKYVPESYRRAKVVEFHTLKQGSMTVTEYDRALCEMTRYAPELVDTDEKKAAKFRSGLRIEIRVAVASRRGIPYSENHGRQIVPHQRGNPQRTPYCNRCSKHHVGECRVGGIRCYACGGNGHMSRECPNNNKSGVKNGQGQRPPQQPQPIRQVAPQQARAYALKGNQGQEPQASKGKENLADLGEISAFRSK from the exons ATGGAA ATCAACACGCCCCCGAGACGTAGACGTGGTCCGCGTGTGGAGAACAATGTGGGGGAGCAGACAGAAGGAAGTGTCGGCAatccacccccgcctccaccaccacctctaccccaaccaaacgaAAGGGAGTACATCAAAGCCTTTCGGAAAGAGAACCCACCTAAGTTTGATGGATTGGGAGAGCCCCCGAAGGCGGAGGCATGGGTGCGCGATATTGAGCGTATCTTTGAGTTCATGGGATGCACGGACAGAGAACGCCTGGCCTGCGTGACTTATCAGCTGACAGGACCCgctgacttttggtgggaaacAAAGAAGAGAACCATGGACCCCGCTCGCCGTGAGGCGCTTACTTGGGAGGATTTTAAGGAAGAGGTGTACAACAAGTATGTTCCGGAAAGTTATCGGCGGGCGAAGGTAGTGGAGTTCCACACGTTGAAGCAAGGAAGTATGACGGTCACAGAGTACGACCGCGCCCTATGTGAGATGACTCGCTATGCGCCAGAATTGGTGGATACAGACGAGAAGAAGGCTGCGAAGTTCCGTTCTGGCCTTAGGATAGAGATAAGGGTCGCAGTGGCTAGTCGGaggggaattccttattccgag AATCATGGGCGCCAAATTGTGCCACATCAGAGGGGAAACCCACAGAGAACACCCTACTGTAATCGGTGCTCCAAGCATCATGTTGGGGAGTGCCGAGTTGGAGGCATTCGGTGTTATGCCTGCGGTGGAAATGGGCACATGTCTCGAGAATgcccaaacaataacaaaagtgGAGTGAAGAATGGGCAAGGACAGAGACCACCACAGCagcctcaaccaatccgacaagtggccccacagcaAGCAAGGGCATATGCACTCAAAGGGAATCAAGGACAGGAACCCCAAGCCAGCAAGGGCAAagagaatttggcag ATTTAGGAGAGATATCAGCTTTTAGAAGTAAGTGA